From one Maridesulfovibrio frigidus DSM 17176 genomic stretch:
- a CDS encoding efflux RND transporter periplasmic adaptor subunit — protein MNFQFSRKRAVKNMSVKSVLLMCMVASLVFVAGCFDDSEKAAEVKAIPLKVVKVGVEDFPVMGSYVAQVEAKKTVEIRSRVEGYLKSRHFDEGELVDKDQLLFVIDPRPYNEALNKADAELARSRAQLAKATTDYNRFKTLFEQGAVSRDEYDTKATDKQVLEAQLSNSKASVKEARLNVAFTKIESPMTGIIGRTQANLGALIAKESTLLATVSDVKNIYVNFSIPEREYLLTVKDMDERRQNGEPQRTQELQIVLADGKLFDQNGTFSMADRAVDSTTGTLGLRAEFPNPEQLLRDGQYAKVIVLLKNFKNALVVPARALLDIQGRKSVLTVATNGTVIERVVDVAFANDQSAVIEKGLKEGDLIIADGVNKIRPGTVVAPEVVGAETSNTETAKPE, from the coding sequence GTGAATTTTCAATTTAGTCGTAAAAGAGCTGTTAAAAACATGTCTGTAAAAAGCGTGCTTTTAATGTGCATGGTAGCTTCTCTTGTATTTGTTGCAGGGTGTTTTGATGACAGCGAGAAGGCTGCTGAAGTAAAAGCGATCCCTTTGAAAGTTGTTAAAGTCGGGGTGGAAGATTTCCCTGTGATGGGATCATATGTTGCTCAGGTTGAAGCTAAAAAGACTGTTGAAATTCGTTCGCGGGTTGAAGGATATCTCAAATCTCGTCATTTCGATGAAGGTGAACTTGTAGATAAAGATCAGCTGCTTTTCGTGATTGACCCCCGTCCATATAATGAGGCTCTGAATAAAGCTGACGCTGAACTTGCTAGAAGTCGGGCTCAGTTGGCTAAAGCCACCACAGACTATAACAGATTTAAAACTTTGTTTGAGCAAGGCGCTGTCAGTCGTGATGAATATGATACCAAGGCAACAGACAAGCAGGTTCTTGAAGCCCAGCTCAGCAATTCAAAAGCATCAGTTAAAGAGGCTCGTTTAAACGTTGCCTTCACCAAGATTGAGTCTCCCATGACTGGTATCATCGGGCGAACTCAAGCGAATCTCGGAGCTCTTATTGCCAAGGAATCAACTCTCCTTGCAACGGTTTCAGATGTTAAAAATATTTATGTTAATTTCAGTATTCCTGAACGTGAGTATCTGTTGACCGTTAAGGATATGGATGAACGGAGGCAGAACGGTGAGCCTCAGCGCACTCAGGAACTTCAAATCGTTCTTGCTGATGGCAAACTCTTCGATCAAAACGGTACGTTCAGTATGGCGGATCGTGCAGTTGATTCCACCACAGGAACTCTCGGCCTCAGAGCAGAATTTCCAAACCCTGAGCAGCTGCTTAGAGATGGGCAGTATGCAAAAGTTATAGTCCTGCTTAAGAATTTTAAAAATGCATTGGTTGTTCCAGCTAGAGCTCTCTTAGATATTCAGGGCAGAAAATCTGTTCTTACTGTTGCCACCAATGGGACGGTCATCGAAAGGGTTGTAGATGTTGCATTTGCCAATGATCAGAGTGCTGTAATTGAGAAGGGTCTCAAAGAGGGTGACCTGATTATTGCTGACGGTGTGAATAAAATCAGACCCGGAACAGTGGTTGCTCCTGAGGTTGTAGGTGCTGAGACGAGTAATACTGAGACTGCAAAACCTGAATAG
- a CDS encoding HD-GYP domain-containing protein, which yields MVDNIKAIKKKEVKPGMYIQGYGKGTFHDPQVEVGRFVESYDDIAKYLPNDTEQVEILTDKFLDVSEVNFRRPKASAKQAAEALAEAMPAARKIHDEAMNYSKKLFADIQSGKEIELEDAVPIVDKIIENVSANKSASLTLSFLKRYDEYTYTHSINVNLFSILLGKDMGLDREQLQHLGIAALFHDVGKGRVPSEVLNKPGKLTEDEFDIMKGHPLLGLKVLRSVDGLSPEILRGVVEHHERFNGTGYPRQLEGDGIHPYGRMIAIADVYDALTSVRVYKKAMTAAKTLTLMYKWKGTDFDPVYLNRFVRVIGIYPPGSFVQLNDERYALVLETNENAPLKPMVKILFDKRRKPLRHECIDLSTYDLNGKELKVLCQPDPDELGVNMKMLAGFLA from the coding sequence GTGGTTGATAATATTAAAGCAATTAAAAAGAAAGAAGTTAAACCTGGGATGTATATTCAAGGTTATGGCAAAGGAACATTTCACGACCCGCAAGTTGAGGTTGGTAGGTTTGTTGAGTCCTATGACGATATAGCCAAATACCTTCCTAATGATACAGAGCAAGTCGAGATTTTAACCGATAAGTTTTTAGACGTCTCGGAAGTGAATTTTCGAAGGCCCAAAGCGTCAGCAAAGCAGGCCGCTGAAGCGTTAGCAGAAGCTATGCCGGCAGCCCGTAAAATTCATGATGAAGCTATGAACTACTCTAAAAAGCTGTTTGCTGACATTCAGAGTGGCAAGGAAATAGAGCTAGAGGATGCTGTTCCGATTGTTGATAAGATAATTGAAAATGTGTCGGCTAATAAGTCGGCATCTTTGACTCTGTCTTTTTTGAAAAGATATGATGAATATACATATACCCATTCGATTAATGTGAACCTGTTTTCCATTCTGCTGGGAAAGGATATGGGGTTGGACCGCGAGCAATTGCAACATCTCGGAATTGCGGCTCTTTTCCATGATGTCGGTAAAGGGAGAGTCCCGAGTGAGGTGCTTAATAAGCCCGGGAAGCTCACAGAAGATGAGTTTGATATTATGAAAGGTCATCCTCTTCTCGGGCTTAAGGTCTTGCGCTCTGTTGATGGTTTGAGTCCTGAGATTTTACGTGGTGTGGTTGAGCATCATGAGAGGTTTAACGGAACAGGGTACCCGAGACAATTGGAGGGTGATGGAATTCATCCATATGGACGGATGATTGCTATTGCAGACGTTTATGATGCTCTTACAAGCGTCAGGGTTTACAAAAAAGCTATGACAGCAGCTAAGACTCTGACTTTAATGTATAAGTGGAAGGGTACTGATTTTGATCCTGTTTACCTTAACCGCTTTGTAAGGGTTATTGGAATATACCCTCCGGGTTCATTTGTTCAGCTGAATGATGAAAGGTATGCTCTAGTCCTTGAGACGAACGAAAATGCGCCGTTAAAACCTATGGTGAAGATTTTATTTGATAAAAGAAGAAAGCCTCTACGTCATGAATGTATAGATTTAAGCACATATGATTTAAATGGAAAGGAACT
- a CDS encoding efflux RND transporter permease subunit, translating into MVNFFIDRPIFSSVISIVITLVGLLSIFTLPVAQYPEIAPPTVQVTTTYNGASSDVVEQTVAAPIEEQVNGAQDMLYMNSISSNDGRLVLNVTFELGRDLELATVDVQNRVALANPQLPSEVRQSGVSVKKQSASMICAVSLVSPNESFDALFLNNYAKINLYDAIARIPGVGSITLFGDQDYGMRIWLDPDKMAQLGITADDIISVVQEQNLQAPAGQVGQPPAASNQQFQLSVRVKGRLSDPKEFERIIVKANPDGSTIRIKDVGTVEMGSKAYIAFSRQDEAAAAMLLVYQLPGANALDIVGQVRSTMQELSTYFPEGIAYDIPYDTTLFVTASIDEVMSTLYEAMVLVFLVVFIFLQNLRATIVPMLAVPVSLIGTFASFQGLGFSINTLTLFGMVLAIGIVVDDAIVVVEAVQKKIDDDGMDPREATKEAMKEVTGPIVATTVVLIAVFIPVAFMGGISGQLYKQFALTLAVSVAISSVNALTFSPAMCALLLRPQKDARGPLGWFFGKFNKYFDIITKGYTATVRLIIRKSVIALIVFAALMGATWSLFGTVPTGFVPDEDQGYFMVNVQLPEGASLARSDVAVAEVEALLNDEPGVKAFFALGGFNLVTATYSSYTSTVFVILESWDDRKDPSLHVSAIMQKVQRKLAGVQDAKIAVFNPPPINGIGATGGMQFELQDRSGGSIEELAKVAKDFSEKASQRPEIAYTFTPFSATVPQIYVEVDRDKVRKLGIPLNEIFSSLQTFLGGFYINDFNKFGRTYRVMAQAASEFRTSPDDIAKFYVRGDTGKMIPLSTLVTSKKIFGPEYIRRYNLFKAVEITASGAPGISSGQVLSTMEEVASENLPRGYSYEWTNIAYQEKQSGGEIVVIFALAVLMVFLVLAAQYESWIIPLAIVFAVPLGVFGAIAGQWLRGLDNNVYAQIGLIMLIGLAAKNAILIVEFAKQKYEGGMPFVEAAVEAAHLRFRPILMTSFAFILGVIPLVIATGAGSGSRHALGTSVFAGMIAATILGVLFVPLFYVQLLKIIERKSAKKGNTYSSPGEPKSVEANKSGPDTDDS; encoded by the coding sequence ATGGTCAATTTTTTCATCGACAGACCGATTTTTTCATCAGTTATATCTATCGTCATTACGCTGGTAGGGCTTTTAAGTATTTTTACTTTGCCTGTTGCCCAGTATCCGGAAATAGCACCCCCGACCGTTCAGGTTACTACCACCTATAATGGTGCAAGTTCTGACGTTGTAGAGCAAACCGTTGCTGCTCCGATTGAGGAACAGGTTAACGGCGCGCAGGATATGCTTTACATGAACTCCATCAGTTCTAATGATGGTAGACTTGTTTTGAATGTTACTTTTGAACTTGGTCGCGACCTTGAATTGGCAACCGTTGATGTTCAGAACCGGGTAGCTCTTGCGAATCCTCAGCTTCCTTCTGAAGTAAGACAGTCCGGTGTAAGCGTTAAAAAGCAGTCAGCCAGTATGATCTGTGCGGTCAGTCTCGTTTCCCCGAATGAATCTTTTGATGCTCTTTTCCTGAATAACTACGCTAAAATAAATCTTTATGATGCTATTGCCCGAATTCCCGGAGTAGGTAGTATTACTCTCTTCGGTGATCAGGATTACGGTATGCGTATCTGGCTTGATCCCGACAAAATGGCTCAGCTTGGAATTACTGCAGATGATATCATTAGTGTTGTTCAGGAGCAAAATCTACAGGCTCCTGCTGGACAGGTGGGACAGCCGCCCGCCGCATCAAATCAGCAATTTCAGCTTTCTGTTCGTGTTAAGGGAAGGCTCAGCGATCCTAAAGAGTTTGAACGGATAATAGTAAAGGCTAATCCTGATGGTAGTACTATCAGAATTAAAGATGTCGGTACTGTTGAGATGGGTTCCAAGGCTTATATCGCTTTTAGTAGACAGGATGAAGCTGCTGCTGCAATGCTTCTTGTTTATCAGCTACCAGGAGCAAATGCTCTCGATATTGTTGGGCAAGTAAGGTCAACAATGCAGGAGCTCTCTACGTATTTTCCAGAAGGAATTGCGTATGACATTCCTTACGATACTACTTTGTTTGTTACCGCTTCTATTGATGAGGTTATGAGTACTCTTTACGAGGCTATGGTCCTTGTCTTTTTAGTTGTTTTTATCTTTTTGCAGAATTTAAGAGCTACAATCGTCCCTATGCTTGCTGTACCGGTTTCTCTTATTGGTACGTTTGCATCATTTCAGGGGCTGGGCTTCTCTATCAATACGCTGACTCTCTTCGGGATGGTGCTCGCAATCGGGATTGTTGTTGATGATGCTATTGTAGTGGTTGAGGCCGTCCAGAAAAAAATTGATGATGACGGTATGGACCCGAGAGAGGCGACGAAAGAAGCAATGAAAGAGGTTACGGGACCGATTGTTGCGACGACCGTTGTTCTTATCGCGGTGTTTATTCCGGTAGCATTTATGGGTGGTATTTCCGGTCAGCTATATAAACAGTTTGCGCTGACCCTTGCTGTTTCTGTTGCGATTTCATCGGTAAATGCACTGACTTTTTCTCCTGCGATGTGTGCATTGCTATTACGCCCTCAGAAAGATGCTCGTGGCCCTCTGGGGTGGTTCTTCGGTAAGTTTAATAAATATTTCGACATAATTACTAAAGGATATACTGCCACAGTAAGGCTGATAATCAGGAAGTCTGTAATTGCCTTGATTGTCTTTGCTGCTCTTATGGGAGCCACATGGTCCCTTTTTGGAACAGTACCTACAGGATTTGTTCCTGATGAAGATCAGGGGTATTTCATGGTTAACGTGCAGCTACCTGAAGGTGCATCATTGGCCCGTTCCGATGTGGCTGTTGCTGAAGTTGAAGCTCTTTTAAATGATGAACCCGGAGTTAAGGCTTTCTTCGCACTTGGTGGGTTCAACCTTGTGACTGCGACTTATTCATCTTATACTTCAACGGTTTTCGTTATCCTTGAATCTTGGGATGACCGTAAAGATCCTTCACTTCATGTGTCTGCAATTATGCAGAAAGTGCAGCGCAAGTTGGCTGGAGTTCAAGACGCAAAGATTGCAGTATTTAACCCCCCTCCAATCAATGGTATCGGAGCAACCGGTGGTATGCAGTTTGAACTGCAGGATAGGTCTGGCGGGTCTATTGAAGAGCTTGCGAAGGTCGCAAAAGATTTTTCAGAGAAAGCCTCACAACGTCCTGAAATTGCGTATACATTCACTCCTTTCAGTGCCACGGTTCCTCAGATTTATGTAGAAGTTGACCGTGATAAAGTGCGTAAGCTAGGAATTCCTCTGAATGAAATATTCAGCTCCTTACAGACTTTCCTCGGCGGTTTTTATATTAACGATTTCAATAAATTCGGTAGAACATATCGCGTTATGGCACAGGCCGCTTCTGAGTTTAGAACCAGCCCTGATGACATCGCTAAATTCTATGTGCGCGGTGACACGGGGAAGATGATTCCTCTGTCTACCTTGGTAACAAGCAAGAAGATTTTCGGGCCGGAATATATCCGTCGTTACAACCTTTTCAAGGCAGTTGAAATCACAGCATCGGGTGCTCCGGGCATTAGTTCCGGACAGGTTCTTTCTACCATGGAAGAAGTTGCCAGTGAAAATCTTCCTAGAGGGTACAGTTATGAGTGGACGAACATTGCCTATCAGGAAAAACAGTCCGGCGGCGAAATTGTAGTTATTTTTGCGCTCGCTGTGCTCATGGTATTCCTCGTTCTTGCTGCTCAGTATGAGAGCTGGATTATTCCGCTGGCTATTGTTTTTGCGGTGCCGCTCGGTGTATTCGGGGCGATTGCAGGACAATGGTTGCGCGGACTTGATAACAACGTTTATGCGCAAATCGGGTTAATTATGCTCATTGGTCTGGCCGCAAAAAATGCGATTCTTATCGTTGAATTTGCGAAGCAGAAATATGAGGGTGGTATGCCGTTCGTTGAGGCTGCCGTTGAAGCAGCTCATTTACGCTTCCGACCTATTTTGATGACCTCATTTGCATTTATCCTTGGTGTTATTCCACTTGTTATCGCAACAGGTGCCGGATCTGGTAGTCGTCATGCACTAGGTACTTCAGTTTTTGCGGGTATGATTGCCGCAACGATTCTCGGGGTATTATTTGTTCCGCTATTCTATGTTCAGCTTTTGAAGATAATCGAGCGGAAAAGCGCTAAAAAGGGCAATACTTATTCTTCACCGGGTGAGCCGAAGTCCGTAGAAGCAAATAAGTCCGGTCCCGACACTGATGATTCATAG
- a CDS encoding PAS domain-containing sensor histidine kinase, whose protein sequence is MIINKNSDPIITTRKKTDKATLREQQRALKLEIGPRLIEAVPHAVLVINENREIVLCNKVLMNLFDIEKQDDLLGLRPGELLRCINSHASQGCGENDQCEHCEVLNALTKSFKGKVSNTECSLLTRTQGVLKAITFSLFYSPFKIKEEFYSILYLSDISAQKNKAILEKIFLHDLMNAVNGIIGASSLIQMKQNEISSPELAGMIKERANFIANEIKAHQLFTSADNEELKVEIEQIDTFNMLDSLKTMFSGSPITDGKKIILSKEADAVSISSDKNILYRVLENLIKNAIEASSTDQTVTINCHKENSDIVFEISNENFIPKDDQFKIYKKFFSTKGEGRGLGTYSVKMFAENYLQGTTWFETSAKGTTFFVKIPLIYSLNTPS, encoded by the coding sequence ATGATAATAAATAAAAATTCTGATCCAATAATTACTACTCGAAAAAAAACGGACAAAGCTACACTTCGTGAACAACAAAGAGCCTTAAAGTTAGAGATTGGGCCAAGGCTTATTGAAGCCGTCCCCCATGCTGTTCTCGTGATAAACGAAAACAGGGAAATAGTTCTGTGCAATAAAGTGCTGATGAATCTTTTTGACATAGAGAAGCAGGATGATTTACTTGGCTTACGCCCTGGTGAGCTTCTTAGGTGCATAAATTCTCATGCATCCCAAGGCTGCGGAGAAAACGACCAATGCGAGCATTGCGAGGTGTTAAACGCATTAACCAAGTCATTTAAAGGCAAAGTATCAAACACTGAATGCTCATTGCTAACGAGGACTCAGGGAGTCCTTAAAGCTATTACTTTCTCCCTTTTTTATTCGCCGTTTAAAATTAAAGAAGAATTCTATTCTATTCTATATTTGTCTGACATTTCGGCCCAAAAAAACAAAGCTATTTTAGAAAAGATATTCCTTCACGATCTGATGAATGCAGTGAACGGAATCATCGGAGCAAGCTCTTTGATCCAAATGAAGCAAAACGAAATCAGCAGTCCCGAACTTGCTGGCATGATCAAGGAGAGAGCCAACTTCATAGCCAATGAGATCAAAGCCCATCAATTATTTACTTCAGCGGATAACGAAGAGCTTAAAGTTGAGATTGAACAGATTGACACATTCAATATGCTTGATTCCCTTAAGACCATGTTTTCCGGAAGCCCCATTACGGATGGTAAAAAAATTATTCTTTCCAAAGAAGCCGATGCTGTAAGCATTTCTTCGGACAAAAATATTTTATACAGAGTACTTGAAAATCTAATTAAAAACGCGATTGAAGCTTCTTCGACCGACCAAACAGTTACTATCAATTGCCATAAAGAAAATAGCGACATTGTTTTTGAGATCTCAAACGAAAATTTTATCCCCAAGGACGATCAGTTTAAAATTTATAAAAAATTCTTCTCCACAAAAGGTGAAGGTAGAGGGCTTGGCACCTATAGCGTCAAAATGTTTGCTGAAAATTATTTACAGGGAACAACATGGTTTGAAACTTCAGCCAAAGGGACTACCTTCTTTGTTAAAATACCTTTAATATATTCACTAAACACCCCTTCATAA
- the greA gene encoding transcription elongation factor GreA: MSTIPISKEGFAKVKRELDALKRERPAVIKAIKEAREEGDLKENGGYHAARERQGMMEAKINYIESRIPHFNIIDLATLGGPKIIFGATVELEDIDSGDSKIYTIMGPDESDFKKGIISIESPVGQALLGKEEGDEVVVTTPRGQIEYGILSVKFKGPIS; this comes from the coding sequence ATGAGCACAATACCCATTTCAAAAGAAGGATTCGCTAAGGTTAAGAGAGAACTGGACGCTCTTAAAAGAGAACGCCCAGCTGTAATCAAGGCAATCAAAGAGGCGCGCGAAGAGGGCGACCTTAAGGAAAATGGAGGCTACCATGCTGCGCGTGAGCGTCAGGGAATGATGGAAGCCAAGATTAATTATATTGAATCCAGAATCCCGCATTTCAACATTATCGATCTAGCGACTCTAGGTGGTCCCAAAATTATATTTGGAGCTACCGTTGAGCTTGAAGATATCGATTCCGGTGATTCAAAAATATACACAATCATGGGCCCCGACGAAAGTGATTTCAAAAAAGGAATCATCTCCATCGAGTCTCCCGTAGGGCAAGCCCTCCTCGGTAAAGAGGAAGGTGACGAAGTTGTCGTAACCACCCCCCGCGGCCAAATTGAATACGGTATTCTTTCTGTTAAATTTAAAGGTCCAATATCCTAA
- a CDS encoding META domain-containing protein: MTKKHITSLAVRIALICLVLIFAGCSASKSTLTADLPLQTKWVLEDIDGTGVIDFAQSWAMFTEDGRVTGSGGCNRFNGSYTLENNTLEVGPLASTRMACAEAVDSQEFKFLQALGQSLNVRTENGLLFMEGNGGSLRFSTQ; the protein is encoded by the coding sequence ATGACAAAAAAACACATCACATCATTAGCAGTCAGAATTGCATTAATCTGCCTCGTTCTGATATTTGCAGGCTGTTCAGCTTCCAAATCAACGCTGACAGCAGATCTCCCTTTACAAACAAAATGGGTTCTTGAGGACATAGATGGAACTGGCGTAATTGATTTTGCACAGTCATGGGCAATGTTCACTGAAGATGGTCGTGTAACAGGTTCTGGAGGCTGCAACAGATTTAACGGTAGCTATACCTTAGAAAACAACACCTTAGAAGTTGGGCCTCTTGCCAGCACACGGATGGCCTGCGCTGAAGCCGTTGACAGTCAAGAATTCAAGTTCTTACAAGCTCTTGGCCAATCGCTTAACGTCAGAACTGAAAACGGCCTCCTTTTTATGGAAGGGAACGGCGGAAGCCTGCGATTTTCTACCCAATAG
- a CDS encoding phosphatase PAP2 family protein — translation MFRDPKKLVRYTFISGVITLIAIVLFYQYFDLSIAKGVHTLKGTFLITIGKGLSALASEHVILSITVASLLAGACDAVVNGPSMRSRSLLLIALATGTAMLIGDELKWFFGRCRPPLFFEKESYGITWFSSKYLKNSFPSGHTLRIFSLACAIAMLLPKKRYIPLILALLVGISRVVIGKHYPSDVLFGAFIGMTCAAWSYYFIFMDTPTSN, via the coding sequence ATGTTTAGAGATCCCAAAAAACTGGTGAGATACACCTTTATATCCGGTGTTATCACTTTGATTGCAATCGTCCTGTTCTACCAATATTTCGACCTATCTATCGCAAAGGGCGTCCACACACTAAAAGGAACCTTTCTGATAACTATAGGTAAAGGACTCAGTGCTCTTGCCTCTGAACATGTAATACTTTCTATTACCGTTGCTTCTCTTCTTGCAGGCGCATGCGATGCTGTTGTTAATGGACCCAGCATGCGCTCGCGGAGCTTACTGCTAATTGCATTAGCAACTGGAACAGCTATGCTAATTGGAGATGAACTCAAGTGGTTTTTCGGACGTTGCAGACCGCCACTCTTTTTTGAAAAAGAATCGTACGGAATTACTTGGTTTTCATCCAAATATCTCAAAAATTCATTCCCGTCAGGGCATACCCTGCGCATCTTTTCTCTGGCCTGTGCAATCGCCATGTTGCTGCCTAAAAAACGGTACATACCGCTAATTTTGGCCTTACTTGTTGGCATCAGCAGAGTTGTAATCGGCAAGCACTACCCTTCCGATGTACTATTCGGTGCATTCATAGGAATGACCTGCGCCGCATGGAGTTACTACTTTATTTTCATGGACACCCCGACTTCAAATTAA
- a CDS encoding late competence development ComFB family protein, whose translation MLTFSEFFKSGEIVNLTEQVVYDELKAFIDNQEYEFCQCDKCLFDIVCVLLNSVPSLYSSSVIDRTYPSEEFAVGYEQLRKLVKGEVPRAIERVKGRMHH comes from the coding sequence ATGCTGACATTTAGTGAATTTTTCAAGTCCGGTGAAATCGTTAATCTGACTGAACAAGTTGTTTATGACGAACTGAAAGCCTTCATTGATAATCAGGAATATGAATTTTGTCAGTGTGATAAATGCCTCTTTGATATTGTTTGTGTACTTTTAAATTCTGTTCCGAGCCTGTATTCTTCCAGTGTTATTGATAGGACCTATCCTAGTGAAGAGTTCGCAGTGGGATATGAGCAATTGAGAAAGCTGGTGAAAGGCGAAGTGCCGAGGGCTATAGAAAGGGTTAAAGGCCGGATGCATCATTAA